From a region of the Campylobacter showae genome:
- a CDS encoding TorD/DmsD family molecular chaperone has translation MTSKGEFAAGRGLYYSLFSRFFVFSQDADRFSGINAMLGLASAHALNEESAAAIMRIQAKFDEKNPQNLADEFDEIFHAPPSPLRNSLSYYDEGYEVGHACAKVRKILARTDLRRDEAKFKESEDNVGFVFALMSEFIAREGELELYGELEEQLFKEIINPNIDEFIESLFNHESSEIYKDVAVLLQGFIEFERVVLSAPRPINHGENKKTLDGVSRSEAIRRQKNRVRKIKAMEEENAKK, from the coding sequence ATGACTAGCAAGGGCGAATTTGCGGCGGGACGCGGGCTTTACTACTCGCTATTTTCGCGTTTTTTCGTTTTTAGCCAAGACGCCGATAGATTTAGCGGCATAAACGCGATGCTAGGCCTTGCCTCGGCGCACGCTCTAAACGAAGAATCGGCCGCCGCGATAATGCGTATTCAGGCAAAATTCGACGAGAAAAATCCGCAAAATTTAGCGGATGAATTCGATGAAATTTTCCACGCTCCGCCAAGCCCGCTTAGAAACTCGCTGTCCTACTACGACGAGGGCTACGAGGTCGGGCATGCCTGCGCGAAAGTGCGTAAAATCTTAGCCCGCACCGACCTTAGGCGAGATGAGGCTAAATTTAAAGAAAGTGAAGACAACGTAGGCTTCGTGTTTGCGCTAATGAGCGAATTTATAGCGCGCGAGGGCGAGCTGGAGCTATACGGCGAGCTTGAGGAACAGCTTTTTAAAGAGATCATAAACCCAAACATTGATGAGTTTATAGAGAGTCTTTTTAATCACGAAAGTAGCGAAATTTATAAAGACGTCGCGGTGCTACTGCAAGGATTTATCGAGTTTGAGCGCGTAGTTTTGAGCGCGCCGCGTCCTATAAATCACGGCGAAAACAAAAAGACTTTGGACGGAGTTTCAAGATCCGAAGCCATAAGAAGACAAAAAAACCGAGTGAGAAAGATAAAAGCTATGGAGGAAGAAAATGCAAAAAAATAG
- a CDS encoding twin-arginine translocation signal domain-containing protein: MQKNRREFLKKAGLVGAVAATAGVATAAASNLKYGKSKKTEVLYKRSKNWDLYYEQAK, encoded by the coding sequence ATGCAAAAAAATAGGCGAGAATTTTTAAAAAAGGCGGGGCTAGTCGGCGCGGTAGCGGCTACGGCCGGAGTGGCGACGGCAGCGGCGTCAAACCTAAAATACGGTAAAAGCAAAAAGACCGAAGTGCTATACAAAAGAAGCAAAAACTGGGATCTATACTACGAACAAGCGAAATAA
- a CDS encoding formate dehydrogenase subunit alpha — protein sequence MSEANLRLIPNSNAVGRRSFLKMAALAGVAGSMSGLAASGVTRSATKEEMANPFPNSKIVKTVCSVCSVGCGVLAEVENGVWVRQEVAQDHPVSAGGHCCKGSDVIDMVRSHCRVKYPMKKVGGKWKRISYKDALDEIGAKLKAYREKNPEQVMFLGSAKDSNEQSYYISKFSAMFGTNNLDHQARIUHSATVAGVANTWGYGAMTNHLGDIQNAKSIFIIGANPAVNHPVGFRHFLKAKENNGAKLIVVDPRYTRTAAKADYFAQIRPGTDIPFMYGMMNLIFENGWEDKKFIEDRTYGIDEIRKEAAKWTPEVVEDVTGVPAATLKEITEVYAKNRPGSVVWAMGLTQHTIGSSNTRIAPILQLILGNMGVSGGGCNILRGHDNVQGASDMANAPDSLPGYYAKNEATWKYFAKMWKVDYEWLQGNFVKPEWMFKPGFTLARWWAGVLDGKNGNDQVENAGDSLKALIVIGNGITSTAQQVKVQEGLDGLELLVLLDPFVNDAGVITNKKDDVYLLPAATQFEGSGTVVATNRSGQWRSQVVEPLFESMPDHEILFELAKRIGFYDELTRTIRDSEGKIEWPEAATREIASIVKSIGLTGWTPERLKRHQANWDKFDEKTLMGKEGTEVAGEYYGLPWPCWTEKHPGSPNLYDINRPVMQGGMGFRNRFGLEHNGVNQLAADGSAPVGGAQSGGYPEIKKDNIEKILGITLTDEEREKMGATWATDASNIIAEKCMEKGIAPYGNARARAVVWTFVDQIPQHREPIHSQRQDLAQKYPSFEDKPNHYRVFTKYKSLQLSKDFSKEFPINLVTARLVNFSGAGMETRASMYLSRITPEMFADIHPELAAKHGIKNWDFVWIHSPEGTKIKVRARIVPSVKPDMIFLPFHWAGHMQGVDMTGNFPDGTKPYAVGESANTVTNYGYDIVTQIPETKGGLCRIEKA from the coding sequence ATGTCTGAGGCAAATTTGCGTCTTATACCCAACTCAAACGCAGTCGGGCGAAGATCGTTTTTAAAAATGGCCGCGCTAGCGGGCGTTGCGGGCAGCATGAGCGGACTGGCTGCTAGCGGCGTAACTAGAAGTGCGACCAAAGAAGAGATGGCAAATCCGTTTCCAAACTCTAAAATCGTAAAAACCGTTTGCTCGGTTTGCTCTGTTGGATGCGGAGTGCTAGCCGAGGTAGAAAATGGCGTTTGGGTACGCCAAGAGGTAGCTCAAGATCACCCGGTAAGCGCTGGCGGTCACTGCTGTAAGGGCAGCGACGTCATCGATATGGTGCGCTCTCACTGCCGCGTAAAATACCCGATGAAAAAAGTCGGCGGCAAGTGGAAACGCATCAGCTACAAAGACGCGCTTGACGAGATCGGCGCAAAGCTAAAAGCTTACCGCGAAAAAAACCCGGAGCAAGTTATGTTTCTGGGCTCGGCGAAAGATAGCAACGAGCAGAGCTACTACATCAGTAAATTCTCTGCGATGTTTGGGACAAACAACCTAGATCACCAAGCTAGAATTTGACATAGCGCAACAGTCGCCGGTGTGGCGAATACGTGGGGTTATGGAGCTATGACTAATCACCTTGGAGATATCCAAAACGCGAAGTCTATCTTTATAATCGGCGCAAATCCGGCTGTAAACCACCCGGTAGGATTTAGGCATTTTCTAAAAGCGAAAGAAAATAACGGCGCGAAGCTGATCGTGGTCGATCCAAGATACACGAGAACTGCGGCTAAGGCTGATTATTTCGCTCAAATTCGCCCAGGTACGGACATACCTTTCATGTACGGTATGATGAATCTCATCTTTGAAAACGGCTGGGAAGATAAGAAATTTATAGAAGACCGCACATACGGTATCGACGAGATCCGCAAAGAGGCTGCAAAATGGACTCCTGAAGTGGTAGAAGACGTAACTGGAGTACCGGCTGCGACGCTAAAAGAGATAACCGAAGTTTATGCGAAAAACCGCCCTGGTTCGGTCGTTTGGGCGATGGGTCTAACTCAGCACACCATAGGTAGCTCAAACACTCGTATCGCTCCGATCCTTCAACTAATACTAGGAAATATGGGCGTATCAGGCGGCGGCTGCAACATCCTTCGCGGTCACGATAACGTTCAAGGCGCTAGCGACATGGCAAATGCTCCAGATAGCTTACCTGGATACTACGCCAAAAACGAAGCTACGTGGAAGTACTTCGCTAAAATGTGGAAAGTAGACTACGAGTGGCTACAAGGAAATTTTGTAAAACCTGAATGGATGTTTAAGCCGGGATTTACCCTAGCTCGCTGGTGGGCTGGCGTACTTGACGGCAAAAATGGCAATGACCAGGTTGAAAACGCTGGCGATAGCCTAAAAGCCCTAATCGTCATCGGTAACGGCATCACCTCGACCGCGCAACAAGTAAAAGTGCAAGAGGGTCTTGACGGCCTTGAGCTTTTGGTGCTACTTGATCCTTTCGTAAACGACGCTGGCGTGATAACTAATAAAAAAGACGACGTATATCTACTACCTGCGGCGACTCAGTTTGAGGGTAGCGGCACGGTTGTGGCTACAAACCGCAGCGGCCAGTGGAGAAGCCAGGTCGTAGAGCCTCTGTTTGAGAGTATGCCGGATCATGAAATTTTATTTGAGCTCGCAAAGAGAATAGGCTTTTACGATGAGCTAACTCGCACGATCAGAGACTCTGAAGGCAAGATCGAGTGGCCGGAAGCTGCTACTCGCGAGATCGCTAGCATCGTAAAAAGCATCGGCCTAACTGGCTGGACGCCGGAGCGTCTAAAACGCCATCAGGCTAACTGGGATAAATTTGACGAAAAAACGCTAATGGGCAAAGAGGGCACCGAGGTAGCGGGCGAATACTACGGCTTGCCGTGGCCTTGCTGGACGGAAAAGCACCCTGGTAGTCCAAATTTATACGATATAAACAGACCGGTAATGCAAGGTGGTATGGGCTTTAGAAACCGCTTCGGCCTAGAGCATAACGGCGTAAATCAGCTAGCAGCCGACGGTAGCGCGCCGGTAGGCGGCGCTCAAAGCGGCGGGTATCCGGAGATCAAAAAAGATAACATCGAAAAGATACTAGGCATCACGCTAACTGATGAAGAGCGCGAAAAAATGGGCGCTACGTGGGCGACGGACGCTAGCAACATAATCGCCGAAAAATGCATGGAAAAGGGCATCGCTCCGTACGGCAACGCAAGAGCTAGAGCGGTAGTTTGGACCTTCGTCGATCAGATACCGCAGCACAGAGAGCCTATCCACTCGCAGCGCCAAGACCTTGCGCAGAAGTATCCGAGCTTTGAGGATAAGCCGAATCACTACCGCGTATTTACGAAGTATAAGAGCTTGCAGCTAAGTAAGGACTTCTCAAAAGAATTCCCGATAAATCTAGTCACGGCTCGTCTCGTAAACTTTAGCGGCGCGGGCATGGAGACGCGCGCTAGTATGTATCTATCGCGTATCACGCCTGAGATGTTTGCGGATATCCACCCTGAGCTTGCGGCTAAACACGGCATTAAAAACTGGGATTTCGTATGGATTCATTCGCCTGAAGGCACGAAAATCAAGGTACGCGCTAGAATCGTGCCTTCGGTCAAGCCTGATATGATTTTCTTGCCGTTTCACTGGGCGGGACACATGCAGGGCGTCGATATGACGGGCAATTTCCCTGACGGCACCAAGCCTTATGCGGTAGGCGAGAGCGCAAATACCGTCACCAACTACGGCTACGATATAGTCACTCAAATCCCAGAAACAAAAGGCGGTCTATGCCGCATAGAAAAGGCGTAA
- the tupC gene encoding tungstate ABC transporter ATP-binding protein TupC yields the protein MINVRNLRLNYGASEILNIPRLDIDVTKITALTGSNGSGKSTLMRVMSFLQRPTSGEVRLWGSSAPSLNLLRDVSVLLPEPALLKRSVRENFRAVLKSRGVLVEFEQRASEALNLVGLDESFLNKRHFELSSGQTQRVSFALNLALRSRLYLLDEPTNSVDVGTSKLFGKAVLYMRQRYGCGFVIASHDDKWLTAIAEENVFLHKGRVCEFEYKNIFDARDGVLKFDENAVVNLPSNLRSAAKIAVNPGKIMLSKTPMDGYLGGILHSVSLYLGKELLVKIKIGDFLIKTLVPNSQNFNVGENIYFKFDEGAFLGLE from the coding sequence GTGATAAACGTTAGAAATTTACGCCTAAACTACGGCGCGAGCGAGATTTTAAACATCCCGCGCCTTGATATCGACGTCACCAAAATCACTGCGCTAACGGGCAGCAACGGCAGCGGCAAAAGTACGCTGATGCGAGTGATGTCGTTTTTACAAAGGCCTACTAGCGGCGAAGTGCGGCTGTGGGGAAGCAGCGCGCCTAGCTTAAATTTACTGCGCGACGTTAGCGTTTTGCTGCCAGAGCCCGCGCTTTTAAAACGCTCCGTGAGGGAAAATTTTAGAGCCGTTTTAAAAAGCCGCGGAGTGCTGGTAGAATTTGAACAAAGGGCGAGCGAGGCATTAAATTTGGTCGGTCTTGACGAGAGCTTTTTAAACAAGCGCCACTTTGAGCTAAGCTCGGGGCAGACGCAGCGCGTTAGCTTTGCGTTAAATTTGGCGCTTAGATCGCGGCTATATCTGCTTGACGAGCCGACAAATAGCGTGGACGTGGGCACCTCAAAGCTGTTTGGCAAGGCGGTGCTTTATATGCGGCAAAGATACGGCTGCGGCTTTGTGATCGCTAGTCACGACGATAAATGGCTAACCGCTATCGCTGAGGAAAACGTCTTTTTGCACAAAGGACGCGTGTGTGAATTCGAATACAAAAATATATTCGACGCGCGAGACGGGGTTTTAAAATTTGACGAAAATGCGGTCGTAAATTTGCCGTCAAATTTGCGTAGCGCCGCAAAGATCGCCGTAAATCCTGGCAAAATAATGCTAAGCAAAACGCCGATGGATGGGTATTTGGGCGGCATCTTGCACTCGGTTTCGCTCTATCTTGGCAAAGAGCTTTTGGTAAAAATCAAAATCGGCGACTTTTTGATAAAAACTTTGGTGCCTAATTCGCAAAATTTTAACGTCGGCGAAAATATTTATTTTAAATTTGACGAAGGAGCGTTTTTGGGGCTTGAATGA
- the tupB gene encoding tungstate ABC transporter permease TupB, with translation MDFLLNGFLEAFRLLFSGDEETYSAIRATLYTSSVSIFFAILVGFPLGFTLGFYDFKGRRILRLLSDTALAMPTVAIGLILYAFITRNGPFGEFGLLFTLKAVMLGQFVLALPIIISLSASVVENMDKKHYLTILNLRLSAPRLVGCVLYELRYALMVVVATAYGRIVAEVGVAMMIGGNIKYFTRTITTAVSLETNKGEFAMGIALALVLIFIAFAVNLAIHALKRLDR, from the coding sequence TTGGATTTTCTACTAAACGGATTTTTGGAGGCCTTTAGGCTGCTTTTTAGCGGCGACGAGGAGACGTATTCGGCGATCAGGGCGACGCTTTACACTTCGAGCGTTTCGATTTTTTTTGCGATTTTAGTCGGTTTTCCGCTAGGCTTTACGCTGGGATTTTACGATTTTAAAGGGCGCAGGATTCTTAGGCTGCTCAGCGATACGGCGCTTGCGATGCCGACGGTTGCGATCGGGCTTATTTTGTACGCATTTATCACGCGAAACGGCCCGTTTGGCGAGTTTGGGCTGCTTTTTACGCTAAAGGCCGTGATGCTGGGGCAGTTTGTACTGGCTCTGCCTATCATCATCTCGCTAAGCGCTAGCGTCGTGGAAAATATGGACAAAAAACACTATCTAACCATCCTAAATTTACGCCTGAGCGCGCCGCGGCTAGTTGGCTGCGTGCTTTATGAGCTGAGGTATGCTCTGATGGTGGTCGTAGCGACGGCGTACGGGCGCATCGTGGCTGAGGTCGGCGTGGCGATGATGATCGGCGGAAATATCAAATACTTCACTCGCACGATCACGACTGCGGTGTCGCTAGAGACGAATAAGGGCGAGTTTGCGATGGGTATCGCACTGGCTTTGGTGCTTATCTTTATCGCATTTGCGGTAAATTTGGCGATACATGCTCTAAAAAGGCTTGATCGATGA
- the tupA gene encoding tungstate ABC transporter substrate-binding protein TupA: MKKVILGSLIASVLAFAGDSELIMATTTSTDNTGLLDAIYPAYKAKTGVDIKWTAVGTGAALKLGENCDADILFVHSPKVEKEFVEKGFGVERKPVMYNDFVVIADKSIADKFKGKDIKESFELIKKENIKFFSRGDKSGTDNKEKGIWKKIVGEVPEKDGWYMQTGQGMLATINAAAEQKGVTFTDRGTYIKYEDTKKGAPEMVIINEGDNDLKNFYSLIAVNPKHCAKADIENANKFIEWATSEEGQKFIGDFKLLDKPLFTPDANSRKN; this comes from the coding sequence ATGAAAAAAGTAATATTAGGCTCGTTAATCGCGAGCGTTTTGGCGTTTGCGGGCGATAGCGAACTCATCATGGCAACTACAACCAGCACCGATAACACGGGGCTACTAGACGCGATCTATCCTGCGTATAAGGCAAAAACCGGCGTCGATATCAAATGGACTGCCGTAGGCACGGGAGCGGCTTTAAAACTAGGCGAAAACTGCGATGCGGACATACTTTTCGTGCATTCGCCAAAAGTTGAAAAAGAATTCGTAGAAAAAGGCTTTGGCGTCGAGAGAAAACCCGTAATGTACAATGACTTCGTCGTCATCGCCGATAAATCGATCGCGGATAAATTTAAAGGCAAAGACATAAAAGAGAGCTTTGAGCTAATCAAAAAAGAGAATATCAAATTTTTCTCTCGCGGCGATAAATCAGGCACCGACAACAAAGAAAAAGGTATCTGGAAAAAAATCGTCGGCGAAGTACCTGAAAAAGACGGCTGGTACATGCAAACAGGCCAAGGCATGCTAGCTACTATCAACGCAGCAGCCGAGCAAAAGGGCGTGACGTTCACCGACCGCGGCACCTACATCAAGTACGAGGACACCAAAAAAGGCGCGCCTGAGATGGTTATCATCAACGAGGGCGACAATGACCTAAAGAACTTCTACTCGCTAATCGCGGTAAATCCGAAGCACTGCGCTAAGGCCGACATCGAAAATGCAAATAAATTTATCGAGTGGGCGACGAGCGAAGAGGGTCAGAAATTTATCGGCGACTTTAAGCTGCTAGATAAGCCGCTTTTCACGCCTGATGCAAACAGTCGCAAGAACTAA